From Fusarium oxysporum f. sp. lycopersici 4287 chromosome 10, whole genome shotgun sequence, the proteins below share one genomic window:
- a CDS encoding CMGC/DYRK/PRP4 protein kinase: MASSSDEGEIVENGAEDLKATSLQHTGGSSVDRQDRNKSRLSTPDHDSASRYSNGSRRTISPRGYKRSHDERDRDRDHYNSRPRDQGYRRNYEDSRCDDHRKPRGQYDDLDRPASRASNFSYGGRDRSRDRDNYRDGDRDRYSNKRPRNRSRSPQRSRPSDRGRFDRFVREGQYDRRDDGPRELKYDESTRNGGSMSKGTTVGEASRAQGHHAKPEQGLTNGHGTSKASQQEPAAQKEPERKSEPEPEPDYEEPEPFDEEAEIERRRKRREEILAKHSSATPLLLHAVGAAASKAHGASPASTTPDTPMRAQSDIESPRTPRSDIASPRSPGSHIEMSPGGINFLDDRNLMNSHGKAQPDEEDGPSAADYDPTGDMKEDERRHELRHGNVVLHGEQHPIATEQQPQEDVQEESTEKTGGDDDDDDFDMFAEDFDEEKYATKPVEPVAPIEGDGKAPDVPAIKGGILEGDDKDGYYKIRIGEVLNGRYQIQAALGRGMFSGVARAVDITTKELVAIKMMRNNDALRKGGYTEIAILEKLNEADPEGRKHIIKFIRQFDYKGHLCMVFENLSMNLREVLRKFGNNVGINLGATRAYAYQIFVALAHMRKCSIIHADLKPDNILVNESHNVLKICDLGTAIDKTDAATAHMDVTPYLVSRFYRAPEIILGIPYDYAVDMWSIGCTLYEMYTGKILFAGDSNNQMLKAIMEIRGRLTPKLFKRGQLSPAHFDDKGQFVSIERDKVLGKVCCDSIHSLHVVFVFAVVFAITLLASAYKRHTVMLLVAAHARSMLFLRQWLGLFHLGALRA; this comes from the exons ATGGCGTCGAGTTCGGACGAAGGCGAGATCGTCGAGAACGGCGCTGAAGATTTGAAGGCAACTTCACTGCAGCATACTGGAGGAAGCAGTGTTGACCGTCAAGACAGAAACAAAAGTAGACTTTCGACTCCGGATCACGATTCGGCTTCTAGATACAGCAACGGTTCACGACGAACCATTTCACCCCGTGGCTACAAGCGATCGCACGAcgaaagagacagagacaggGATCACTACAACTCCAGGCCTCGCGATCAAGGCTATCGCCGGAACTACGAGGATTCGCGATGTGACGACCATCGCAAGCCGCGAGGACAATACGATGACCTAGATCGACCTGCATCGCGCGCATCAAATTTCAGCTACGGGGGCCGCGATCGGAGCCGCGACCGAGACAACTACCGCGATGGAGACCGAGATCGGTATTCCAACAAACGACCTCGAAACAGGAGTCGCTCTCCTCAAAGATCCCGACCTTCGGATAGGGGCAGGTTTGATCGTTTTGTCAGAGAAGGCCAATACGATCGTCGCGACGATGGGCCGAGGGAACTTAAGTATGATGAAAGCACGAGAAATGGCGGTTCTATGTCCAAGGGAACGACTGTAGGAGAGGCTTCACGCGCCCAAGGACATCATGCTAAACCTGAACAAGGCCTTACAAATGGACATGGCACTTCCAAGGCTTCTCAGCA GGAGCCAGCAGCTCAGAAGGAACCCGAACGAAAATCGGAACCTGAGCCAGAGCCCGACTACGAAGAGCCAGAGCCTTTTGACGAAGAAGCTGAAATTGAGCGACGCCGCAAGCGACGTGAGGAGATTCTGGCTAAGCACAGTTCTGCAactcctctccttctccatgCTGTAGGTGCTGCTGCAAGTAAAGCTCACGGAGCTTCTCCTGCGTCCACCACGCCCGACACGCCCATGAGAGCACAGTCCGACATTGAAAGCCCCCGCACTCCCCGTTCAG ATATCGCATCACCGCGCTCTCCCGGATCACATATCGAAATGTCTCCTGGGGGTATCAACTTCCTCGATGACAGAAACCTGATGAACAGCCACGGGAAGGCTCAGCCAGACGAGGAGGATGGCCCCTCAGCCGCTGACTACGATCCTACTGGAGACATGAAGGAGGATGAACGACGACATGAGCTCCGGCACGGAAACGTCGTACTTCATGGTGAGCAGCATCCCATTGCAACGGAACAACAGCCACAGGAAGATGTTCAAGAAGAGTCTACCGAAAAGACCGGcggtgatgacgacgatgatgacttcGATATGTTTGCGGAAGACTTTGACGAGGAAAAGTATGCCACAAAACCTGTCGAGCCGGTCGCGCCTATCGAGGGCGACGGCAAGGCCCCTGATGTCCCAGCTATCAAGGGAGGTATTCTCGAAGGTGACGACAAAGATGGCTACTACAAGATTCGTATCGGTGAAGTCTTGAATGGTCGGTATCAGATCCAGGCAGCACTGGGAAGGGGTATGTTCTCAGGGGTAGCCCGTGCCGTCGACATCACCACGAAGGAGCTCGTCGCTATCAAGATGATGCGAAACAATGATGCCCTCCGAAAGGGAGGATACACAGAGATTGCTATtctggagaagctcaacgagGCCGACCCTGAGGGTCGCAAGCACATCATCAAGTTTATCCGCCAGTTCGACTACAAGGGCCATCTGTGCATGGTATTCGAGAACCTGAGCATGAACCTGCGAGAGGTTTTGCGAAAGTTTGGTAACAATGTGGGTATCAATCTTGGAGCGACGCGAGCATACGCATACCAGATCTTTGTCGCTCTCGCGCACATGCGAAAGTGCAGTATCATTCATGCTGATCTCAAGCCGGACAACATCTTG GTAAACGAGAGTCACAACGTGCTAAAGATCTGTGATTTGGGTACGGCTATCGACAAGACGGATGCGGCGACAGCGCATATGGATGTCACTCCATACCTCGTCAGTCGATTCTATCGAGCGCCGGAGATTATTCTGGGCATTCCTTACGATTACGCCGTCGACATGTGGTCCATCGGCTGCACGTTGTATGAGATGTACACCGGCAAAATCCTCTTTGCTGGAGACAGCAACAATCAGATGCTCAAGGCAATTATGGAGATCAGAGGAAGGTTAACGCCGAAGTTGTTCAAGCGTGGTCAACTATCGCCAGCTCATTTCGACGACAAGGGACAATTCGTCAGCATCGAACGAGACAAGGTTCTCGGCAAGGTATGTTGTGATTCCATTCACTCCCTCCAtgttgtttttgtttttgcTGTTGTTTTTGCCATCACACTCCTTGCATCTGCCTACAAGCGCCATACGGTCATGCTCTTGGTGGCCGCCCACGCGAGGTCTATGCTATTTTTGCGACAATGGCTGGGGCTGTTCCATCTTGGGGCTCTGCGAGCGTAA
- a CDS encoding CMGC/DYRK/PRP4 protein kinase translates to MASSSDEGEIVENGAEDLKATSLQHTGGSSVDRQDRNKSRLSTPDHDSASRYSNGSRRTISPRGYKRSHDERDRDRDHYNSRPRDQGYRRNYEDSRCDDHRKPRGQYDDLDRPASRASNFSYGGRDRSRDRDNYRDGDRDRYSNKRPRNRSRSPQRSRPSDRGRFDRFVREGQYDRRDDGPRELKYDESTRNGGSMSKGTTVGEASRAQGHHAKPEQGLTNGHGTSKASQQEPAAQKEPERKSEPEPEPDYEEPEPFDEEAEIERRRKRREEILAKHSSATPLLLHAVGAAASKAHGASPASTTPDTPMRAQSDIESPRTPRSGMSTASGGGILLTRGADIASPRSPGSHIEMSPGGINFLDDRNLMNSHGKAQPDEEDGPSAADYDPTGDMKEDERRHELRHGNVVLHGEQHPIATEQQPQEDVQEESTEKTGGDDDDDDFDMFAEDFDEEKYATKPVEPVAPIEGDGKAPDVPAIKGGILEGDDKDGYYKIRIGEVLNGRYQIQAALGRGMFSGVARAVDITTKELVAIKMMRNNDALRKGGYTEIAILEKLNEADPEGRKHIIKFIRQFDYKGHLCMVFENLSMNLREVLRKFGNNVGINLGATRAYAYQIFVALAHMRKCSIIHADLKPDNILVCNPTMLILRHASVDFSR, encoded by the exons ATGGCGTCGAGTTCGGACGAAGGCGAGATCGTCGAGAACGGCGCTGAAGATTTGAAGGCAACTTCACTGCAGCATACTGGAGGAAGCAGTGTTGACCGTCAAGACAGAAACAAAAGTAGACTTTCGACTCCGGATCACGATTCGGCTTCTAGATACAGCAACGGTTCACGACGAACCATTTCACCCCGTGGCTACAAGCGATCGCACGAcgaaagagacagagacaggGATCACTACAACTCCAGGCCTCGCGATCAAGGCTATCGCCGGAACTACGAGGATTCGCGATGTGACGACCATCGCAAGCCGCGAGGACAATACGATGACCTAGATCGACCTGCATCGCGCGCATCAAATTTCAGCTACGGGGGCCGCGATCGGAGCCGCGACCGAGACAACTACCGCGATGGAGACCGAGATCGGTATTCCAACAAACGACCTCGAAACAGGAGTCGCTCTCCTCAAAGATCCCGACCTTCGGATAGGGGCAGGTTTGATCGTTTTGTCAGAGAAGGCCAATACGATCGTCGCGACGATGGGCCGAGGGAACTTAAGTATGATGAAAGCACGAGAAATGGCGGTTCTATGTCCAAGGGAACGACTGTAGGAGAGGCTTCACGCGCCCAAGGACATCATGCTAAACCTGAACAAGGCCTTACAAATGGACATGGCACTTCCAAGGCTTCTCAGCA GGAGCCAGCAGCTCAGAAGGAACCCGAACGAAAATCGGAACCTGAGCCAGAGCCCGACTACGAAGAGCCAGAGCCTTTTGACGAAGAAGCTGAAATTGAGCGACGCCGCAAGCGACGTGAGGAGATTCTGGCTAAGCACAGTTCTGCAactcctctccttctccatgCTGTAGGTGCTGCTGCAAGTAAAGCTCACGGAGCTTCTCCTGCGTCCACCACGCCCGACACGCCCATGAGAGCACAGTCCGACATTGAAAGCCCCCGCACTCCCCGTTCAGGTATGTCAACAGCATCTGGTGGAGGGATCTTATTGACCAGAGGTGCAGATATCGCATCACCGCGCTCTCCCGGATCACATATCGAAATGTCTCCTGGGGGTATCAACTTCCTCGATGACAGAAACCTGATGAACAGCCACGGGAAGGCTCAGCCAGACGAGGAGGATGGCCCCTCAGCCGCTGACTACGATCCTACTGGAGACATGAAGGAGGATGAACGACGACATGAGCTCCGGCACGGAAACGTCGTACTTCATGGTGAGCAGCATCCCATTGCAACGGAACAACAGCCACAGGAAGATGTTCAAGAAGAGTCTACCGAAAAGACCGGcggtgatgacgacgatgatgacttcGATATGTTTGCGGAAGACTTTGACGAGGAAAAGTATGCCACAAAACCTGTCGAGCCGGTCGCGCCTATCGAGGGCGACGGCAAGGCCCCTGATGTCCCAGCTATCAAGGGAGGTATTCTCGAAGGTGACGACAAAGATGGCTACTACAAGATTCGTATCGGTGAAGTCTTGAATGGTCGGTATCAGATCCAGGCAGCACTGGGAAGGGGTATGTTCTCAGGGGTAGCCCGTGCCGTCGACATCACCACGAAGGAGCTCGTCGCTATCAAGATGATGCGAAACAATGATGCCCTCCGAAAGGGAGGATACACAGAGATTGCTATtctggagaagctcaacgagGCCGACCCTGAGGGTCGCAAGCACATCATCAAGTTTATCCGCCAGTTCGACTACAAGGGCCATCTGTGCATGGTATTCGAGAACCTGAGCATGAACCTGCGAGAGGTTTTGCGAAAGTTTGGTAACAATGTGGGTATCAATCTTGGAGCGACGCGAGCATACGCATACCAGATCTTTGTCGCTCTCGCGCACATGCGAAAGTGCAGTATCATTCATGCTGATCTCAAGCCGGACAACATCTTGGTATGCAACCCCACGATGCTAATATTAAGACACGCGAGTGTTGACTTTAGTAGGTAA
- a CDS encoding hypothetical protein (At least one base has a quality score < 10), which yields MRTRRSNRTKRYTVEKYDFEGSSDEEALDRASKHAERDENFDETAAAEESAEELALGQEHDENEDAESDGPVSEPDGVLDRFARQRVKPIRPFNVRAAGFTGYLDLEPVADGRIVRSYWGPYDRGFKGKQLVEAWYGRHEDGVKLVTGMLDRWMDWTVLPPKIQDDEGQKDRGVWSPNFFEREAYSAEHWYERVRESLPEANAMVPLSTEEVPRYQFKREPMPVLLGPPTSQQEVKFEPGDAFQE from the exons ATGAGAACCCGGAGATCTAATCGCACGAAGCGATACACGGTAGAGAAGTACGACTTCGAAGGTAGTTCCGACGAAGAAGCTCTCGATCGCGCTTCCAAACACGCAGAACGGGATGAAAATTTTGATGAGACTGCCGCTGCAGAAGAAAGTGCCGAAGAGCTCGCCCTTGGCCAAGAGCACGACGAAAATGAAGATGCAGAATCCGACGGTCCTGTGAGCGAACCAGATGGTGTTCTGGACAGATTTGCGCGTCAACGTGTCAAGCCTATTAGGCCCTTCAACGTTCGCGCAGCGGGCTTCACGGGATACCTCGATCTTGAGCCTGTGGCGGATGGACGCATTGTGAGATCGTATTGGGGGCCCTACGACCGCGGTTTTAAAGGCAAGCAGCTCGTTGAGGCGTGGTACGGACGTCATGAGGATGGTGTCAAGCTGGTCACGGGTATGTTGGATCGTTGGATGGACTGGACAGTGCTTCCTCCGAAAATTCAGGACGATGAGGGACAGAAAGACCGAGGTGTTTGGTCGCCTAACTTCTTCGAAAGGGAAGCTTACAGCGCTGAGCATTGGTATGAGCGCGTCAGGGAGAGTTTGCCAGAAGCAAATGCGATGGTACCACTGTCGACCGAGGAAGTTCCACGGTACCAGTTTAAGAGAGAGCCAATGCCAGTATTATTAGGGCCGCCCACATCGCAACAAGAGGTCAAATTCGAACCTGGTGACGCAT TTCAAGAGTGA
- a CDS encoding CMGC/DYRK/PRP4 protein kinase gives MASSSDEGEIVENGAEDLKATSLQHTGGSSVDRQDRNKSRLSTPDHDSASRYSNGSRRTISPRGYKRSHDERDRDRDHYNSRPRDQGYRRNYEDSRCDDHRKPRGQYDDLDRPASRASNFSYGGRDRSRDRDNYRDGDRDRYSNKRPRNRSRSPQRSRPSDRGRFDRFVREGQYDRRDDGPRELKYDESTRNGGSMSKGTTVGEASRAQGHHAKPEQGLTNGHGTSKASQQEPAAQKEPERKSEPEPEPDYEEPEPFDEEAEIERRRKRREEILAKHSSATPLLLHAVGAAASKAHGASPASTTPDTPMRAQSDIESPRTPRSDIASPRSPGSHIEMSPGGINFLDDRNLMNSHGKAQPDEEDGPSAADYDPTGDMKEDERRHELRHGNVVLHGEQHPIATEQQPQEDVQEESTEKTGGDDDDDDFDMFAEDFDEEKYATKPVEPVAPIEGDGKAPDVPAIKGGILEGDDKDGYYKIRIGEVLNGRYQIQAALGRGMFSGVARAVDITTKELVAIKMMRNNDALRKGGYTEIAILEKLNEADPEGRKHIIKFIRQFDYKGHLCMVFENLSMNLREVLRKFGNNVGINLGATRAYAYQIFVALAHMRKCSIIHADLKPDNILVCNPTMLILRHASVDFSR, from the exons ATGGCGTCGAGTTCGGACGAAGGCGAGATCGTCGAGAACGGCGCTGAAGATTTGAAGGCAACTTCACTGCAGCATACTGGAGGAAGCAGTGTTGACCGTCAAGACAGAAACAAAAGTAGACTTTCGACTCCGGATCACGATTCGGCTTCTAGATACAGCAACGGTTCACGACGAACCATTTCACCCCGTGGCTACAAGCGATCGCACGAcgaaagagacagagacaggGATCACTACAACTCCAGGCCTCGCGATCAAGGCTATCGCCGGAACTACGAGGATTCGCGATGTGACGACCATCGCAAGCCGCGAGGACAATACGATGACCTAGATCGACCTGCATCGCGCGCATCAAATTTCAGCTACGGGGGCCGCGATCGGAGCCGCGACCGAGACAACTACCGCGATGGAGACCGAGATCGGTATTCCAACAAACGACCTCGAAACAGGAGTCGCTCTCCTCAAAGATCCCGACCTTCGGATAGGGGCAGGTTTGATCGTTTTGTCAGAGAAGGCCAATACGATCGTCGCGACGATGGGCCGAGGGAACTTAAGTATGATGAAAGCACGAGAAATGGCGGTTCTATGTCCAAGGGAACGACTGTAGGAGAGGCTTCACGCGCCCAAGGACATCATGCTAAACCTGAACAAGGCCTTACAAATGGACATGGCACTTCCAAGGCTTCTCAGCA GGAGCCAGCAGCTCAGAAGGAACCCGAACGAAAATCGGAACCTGAGCCAGAGCCCGACTACGAAGAGCCAGAGCCTTTTGACGAAGAAGCTGAAATTGAGCGACGCCGCAAGCGACGTGAGGAGATTCTGGCTAAGCACAGTTCTGCAactcctctccttctccatgCTGTAGGTGCTGCTGCAAGTAAAGCTCACGGAGCTTCTCCTGCGTCCACCACGCCCGACACGCCCATGAGAGCACAGTCCGACATTGAAAGCCCCCGCACTCCCCGTTCAG ATATCGCATCACCGCGCTCTCCCGGATCACATATCGAAATGTCTCCTGGGGGTATCAACTTCCTCGATGACAGAAACCTGATGAACAGCCACGGGAAGGCTCAGCCAGACGAGGAGGATGGCCCCTCAGCCGCTGACTACGATCCTACTGGAGACATGAAGGAGGATGAACGACGACATGAGCTCCGGCACGGAAACGTCGTACTTCATGGTGAGCAGCATCCCATTGCAACGGAACAACAGCCACAGGAAGATGTTCAAGAAGAGTCTACCGAAAAGACCGGcggtgatgacgacgatgatgacttcGATATGTTTGCGGAAGACTTTGACGAGGAAAAGTATGCCACAAAACCTGTCGAGCCGGTCGCGCCTATCGAGGGCGACGGCAAGGCCCCTGATGTCCCAGCTATCAAGGGAGGTATTCTCGAAGGTGACGACAAAGATGGCTACTACAAGATTCGTATCGGTGAAGTCTTGAATGGTCGGTATCAGATCCAGGCAGCACTGGGAAGGGGTATGTTCTCAGGGGTAGCCCGTGCCGTCGACATCACCACGAAGGAGCTCGTCGCTATCAAGATGATGCGAAACAATGATGCCCTCCGAAAGGGAGGATACACAGAGATTGCTATtctggagaagctcaacgagGCCGACCCTGAGGGTCGCAAGCACATCATCAAGTTTATCCGCCAGTTCGACTACAAGGGCCATCTGTGCATGGTATTCGAGAACCTGAGCATGAACCTGCGAGAGGTTTTGCGAAAGTTTGGTAACAATGTGGGTATCAATCTTGGAGCGACGCGAGCATACGCATACCAGATCTTTGTCGCTCTCGCGCACATGCGAAAGTGCAGTATCATTCATGCTGATCTCAAGCCGGACAACATCTTGGTATGCAACCCCACGATGCTAATATTAAGACACGCGAGTGTTGACTTTAGTAGGTAA